The genomic stretch GGGCGGCGATGTTTCGGACGGCCTCGGCGGTGCCGAGGAGACAGAGCGAACGGACGGCGGCATCGTCTGTCACCTCACGGCAGGGGCGGAGGAGCAGGTAGCGCCCCGGCGGGCTGACCGGTCCTGCCCGTGCAAAACAGGCATCGACAAGGTCGGGATCCGCCTTCAGGTATTCGGCCGCCCCGCCTCGCACATCGGCCCGCCCGGTAGAGACAAACCAGCGGATCTCATCGGAACGCTCCACAAGCCCCATGTGGGCAAGCCCCCCGGGGCAGCAGCCCCGGTCCGCATCCCCGCCAAGATAGAGCCCATCTGCCCCCGTTGCCCCGGAGGCCAGGCGGTAGAGGGAGACGGCGATGCAGCGGTGGACCGAGGGGAGGGGGACGGCGCCCTCCGGCACCTCATCGACACCGCAGACGGCAATCGGGAGGGTTGAAAGCCCAAAAGCGGCGGAAAGCCGCTCACCAATCTCTGAAACTCCGGACATCATCGACCTCTCAGAGGGAGATGGGTCGGTCCCGCCCATAAGCCCTCCGCCGGCGGTGCCGCATATGATACCCTTTTGCTCCCTGAACACCCATCCCCCTCTGTCAACTCCAAGGAGCGAGCATATGCCAGACGACGCCACCCTCCCCCCTATTGCGTTCAGACGCCCGGACGCCGCCGGGATCAGGCGGTGCGGACTGCTGCCGGCCGACCTGCACGTCCACACCCGCCACTCCGACTCATGGACGCGGGTGAGCGACGCCCTGCGGCTGGCAAGACAGCGGGGGATCGGGCTCGCCATCACCGATCACAACCAGATCGGCGGGGCCCTGGAGGCCGAACGGGCCGGCATGGGGGTGCCGCTCATCCCGGGGATCGAGGTGAGCGCCGCCGACGGCCCGCATATCCTTCTCTACTTCTCCTCCACCAACGACCTCCGGGAGTTTTACCGGGCCCATATCGAACCACAGAAAGGCGAGGGCCCCTGCCTGGCCATCGGCCTGACCACCGCTGAAATTCTGGACGCCCGCGAGGGCTACCACTGCGTAGCGGTCGAGGCGCACCCCTGCGGCTACGCCTTCCTCAACCGCGGGGTGGAGCGCTGTATCGCCAGCGGGTGCGCCGACCCCGGGATCTTCTCCCGGTTCGACGCCCTGGAGGTGATCTGCGGTGGTATGACCCGTTCCCACAACCTGAAGGCGGCGGCGCTCGCTCACCGCCACGCCCTGGGGCGGACGGGCGGGACGGACGCCCACCTCCTCCACGACATCGGGAATGTCGTCACGTGCGCACCGGCCGAAACGGCGGAGGAGTTCCTGGAGGCGATCCGCTCCCGGGCGACGCGGGTGGTCGGACAGGAGAAAAATATCCTCGCCAGGGCGGCGACCGGCACCGCCGCCCTCCCCCACCACATCCCCTACGCCCTCCCTATCCTGAAGAGACGCTGCGAGGAGTGCGCCCCCCTCCTCGGGGCATACCTCCGCTCCCGCCTGAACTGAGGGTCACCCCAGGGGCGAGAAGAGTCGGGAGATCGATTCCTTGATCCGGATCCAGCGGGGGCGATCCGCGTATGCCTTCGGCGTGATCTCAGTGCAGTGCGCCAGGTCGCCCTCAAAACGCCGGCGCAGGTCGCCTGCCACGGCCGTATCATAGAAGAAGGCGTTCGCCTCGAAGTTCAGCCGGAAGCTCCGCACGTCCCAGTTGGCGCTCCCCACCGATCCGGCGGTGCCGTCGACCACGATCGTCTTGGCGTGGATGAAGCCGTTGTCATAGGTGTAGACCCGCACCCCGGCGTCGAGGAGGTCGGCGGCAAAGGAGAGGCTGGCCCAGTAGACGAAGGGGTGGTCGGGTTTGCAGGGGATCATCACCCGCACGTCCACGCCAGAGAGGGCGGCCAGCCTGAGGGCGTCGGTGACGCTCTCGTCCGGGATGAAGTACGGGCTCTGGAGATAGACCGATTCGCGGGCCGAGGTGATCAGCTTCAGGTAGCCCTCCTTGATCGGGTTCCAGCGGGTGTCCGGGCCGCCAGCGACGATCTGGATCGGTGTGCCCCCCTCCCCGTGCATCTCCGGGAAATAGGCCTGATTGAATTCCGGGTACTCGCCGGTCGTGAAGTTCCAATCCAGGCAGAAGCGGAGCTGCAGCAGGTTCACCGCCTGCCCGCGGATCTGCAGGGCGGTGTCCCGCCAGTAACCGAGGGGACCGGTGCCCAGGTACTCGTCCCCGATGTTGAAGCCGCCGATGAAGCCAACGGTGCCGTCGATGACGGCGATCTTCCGGTGGTTGCGGTAGTTCACCCGCACATACGAGGGGAAAAAGACCCCGATCCGCCCGCCGGCATCGGTGAGTTCGTGAAAGGCCTTTTCCGATCCCCCACCGGCGCGGGTGCCCATGGCGTCGAAGAGGAGGCGGACCTCGACGCCCTCCCTGGCCTTCTCTGCGAGGGCGGCGATGATCTCCCTCCCGAGGGCGTCGTTGTTGATGATGAAATATTCCAGGTGGATGTGGTGGCGGGCCGAGCGGATCGCCTCGAAGAGGGCATCGAACTTCTCCCGCCCGTCGGTGCAGATGCTCACCTGATTGCCCTGGGTGAGGAGGGCGCGGTTGTTCCTGAGCAGGGTGAAGATGGTGCTGCGGTAGGCCTCGGCTGCGGGGGTGGAGAGGCGGTAGCGGCCGTCCACCATGGAGCGGTGCTGCTCCTCGAAGTATTTCCAGAGCGCCAGGTCGTCCTTCTCCTTGAGGGTGAACAACCGCTGCCTGGTGTAGTTCTGACCGAAGATCAGGTAGAGGGCAAACCCGATGGGCGGCAGGAAGACCAGCACCATCAGCCAGGCCATGGCGGCCGTGGGGTTCCTGCGCTCGAAGAAGACGACGACGATGGCGAAGAGGATGTTGAAGAGGAAGATCAGGTTCAGGATCAGGGAGATATCCACGGGATCACCCCCTGCCTGCCGGGCCGAAAACACCCGGATTTGAGATATTCTGCAGCATTACATCTATTCTGCCGGTCTGCGGCGCCGCATAAACCCCCTCAGGCATCTCCCTTCTCCGCCGTCCCCATACCGGGGACAGAGAGGATATCTTCGGCAAGGCATTAATGATTATTGCCGTCCGGCCCGAAAGCACACGATTCCAGGCCTTCTGTTCACGGACGGCGACCCCGACGTGCTCGTCATGGTGCTCGTGGTGGCCCTGACCGGGCTTGTGATCCTGATGGTCGTCGGCGGGGAACCGGGGAGGAGGCAGGAGGAGGACCGCCACCACGAAGGGAGTGGATGAAGCATGACAGAACCATTCGGACAGAAGATGGCCGCCCCCCCACAAACCGTCCCGTGGCCTCAGTGTCGATAACAAGCGCCGTGCCGTCAGGCAGGGATGAGGCGGGCATCGTCACCGGGAATCTGGAGGGGAAGGGGATACACCCTCAATAATTCCTCACAATAATCTCGTTGATCTCCCCCCGCCCCCCCGCGTCCGAGTTGATCATCCGGCGAGCCGGCACCCGCTCGATCCGAAAACCCGCATAGATCTCGTCGAAAAAATTGTCGGCCGGGTCGATGTTGCGGGGGTCGGAGTTGGAGAGCATCAGCTTCGCCCCCCGGGAATCACACCTGGCAAAGAAGGCGGCGAGGCGGCGCTGCTCGGCATCCCCGAAGGCGTTCCGGGAGTACTGGGTGAAGGAGGCGGTCCGGCTCAGAGGGCGGTAGGGCGGGTCGAAGTAGACAAAGGTCCCCGCCCCGACGTACCGCCCGGCCCTGGAGAAATCGCCCAGGTGGATGCGGGTGTTCTGGAGGCGCTCGGCATCGGCCCGCAGCACCTCCGGGTAGAGGATCGTCGGGTTTGCGTAAGTGCCGAAGGGCACATTGAACCCCCCCTTCGAGTTCACCCGGAAGAGGCCGTTGAAGCAGGTGCGGTTCAGGAAGAGCAACTGCGCCGCCCGCGGCACCCAGGCCCGGCTGTAGCGGCGGAAGTTCATCCCGGCCCGCCCCCGGTTGAACTCCTCCCTGACCGCATAGTAGAGGGCCTTTCTCTCCCCCTCATCGCCGTCCAGGTACTCCCCGGCCAGGGCGGAGAGGGCGTCGATGAGGCCATCCACGTCCCGCTGCACCACGGTGTAGGCGAGCACCAGCTCCTCGTTGGCGTCGAAGATATGGCACTCCTCGAAGGGGAAGAGGCCGGAAAAATGGAAGTAGACCGCCCCGCCGCCGACAAACGGCTCCACGAACCGGGTAATCTTCCCGTCCCCCAGTTCGGGGGGGATGCGTTCGGTGAAGGCGTCCAGCAACTGGGTCTTCCCGCCCGCCCACTTCAGGAACGGACGTGCACGGCATTGCGGCATGGTGGGGCTCTCCTGGAGGAGTATGGGGGGGCAGGGAATTTAGGCATGCTGGATGGGGCCTTTCACGGCAGCCTCAGCCCCGCAGCGCCGATCCATTGCCGGAGGTCATCGATCCGCTGCCGGATCTCCGCCTGGGGGAGGCGGGGGGCAGGGCGACGGTAGTGGAGCAGCGCCCGCTCGTCCCGGCCCAGGTGGTAGTGGCAATAGCCCCGCAGGTAGGTCACCGCA from Methanofollis fontis encodes the following:
- a CDS encoding DUF169 domain-containing protein, which encodes MMSGVSEIGERLSAAFGLSTLPIAVCGVDEVPEGAVPLPSVHRCIAVSLYRLASGATGADGLYLGGDADRGCCPGGLAHMGLVERSDEIRWFVSTGRADVRGGAAEYLKADPDLVDACFARAGPVSPPGRYLLLRPCREVTDDAAVRSLCLLGTAEAVRNIAALVHFDRPDPFSPVIAPWGPACATFVSYPAGMTAGAPAETAFLGPTDPTVNYALPADVLGIGIPIGVARRMAENLEASFVLRRPRVAFPERRG
- a CDS encoding PHP-associated domain-containing protein, with the protein product MPDDATLPPIAFRRPDAAGIRRCGLLPADLHVHTRHSDSWTRVSDALRLARQRGIGLAITDHNQIGGALEAERAGMGVPLIPGIEVSAADGPHILLYFSSTNDLREFYRAHIEPQKGEGPCLAIGLTTAEILDAREGYHCVAVEAHPCGYAFLNRGVERCIASGCADPGIFSRFDALEVICGGMTRSHNLKAAALAHRHALGRTGGTDAHLLHDIGNVVTCAPAETAEEFLEAIRSRATRVVGQEKNILARAATGTAALPHHIPYALPILKRRCEECAPLLGAYLRSRLN
- the cls gene encoding cardiolipin synthase, producing MDISLILNLIFLFNILFAIVVVFFERRNPTAAMAWLMVLVFLPPIGFALYLIFGQNYTRQRLFTLKEKDDLALWKYFEEQHRSMVDGRYRLSTPAAEAYRSTIFTLLRNNRALLTQGNQVSICTDGREKFDALFEAIRSARHHIHLEYFIINNDALGREIIAALAEKAREGVEVRLLFDAMGTRAGGGSEKAFHELTDAGGRIGVFFPSYVRVNYRNHRKIAVIDGTVGFIGGFNIGDEYLGTGPLGYWRDTALQIRGQAVNLLQLRFCLDWNFTTGEYPEFNQAYFPEMHGEGGTPIQIVAGGPDTRWNPIKEGYLKLITSARESVYLQSPYFIPDESVTDALRLAALSGVDVRVMIPCKPDHPFVYWASLSFAADLLDAGVRVYTYDNGFIHAKTIVVDGTAGSVGSANWDVRSFRLNFEANAFFYDTAVAGDLRRRFEGDLAHCTEITPKAYADRPRWIRIKESISRLFSPLG
- a CDS encoding DNA adenine methylase yields the protein MPQCRARPFLKWAGGKTQLLDAFTERIPPELGDGKITRFVEPFVGGGAVYFHFSGLFPFEECHIFDANEELVLAYTVVQRDVDGLIDALSALAGEYLDGDEGERKALYYAVREEFNRGRAGMNFRRYSRAWVPRAAQLLFLNRTCFNGLFRVNSKGGFNVPFGTYANPTILYPEVLRADAERLQNTRIHLGDFSRAGRYVGAGTFVYFDPPYRPLSRTASFTQYSRNAFGDAEQRRLAAFFARCDSRGAKLMLSNSDPRNIDPADNFFDEIYAGFRIERVPARRMINSDAGGRGEINEIIVRNY